Proteins encoded by one window of Nicotiana tabacum cultivar K326 chromosome 10, ASM71507v2, whole genome shotgun sequence:
- the LOC107792889 gene encoding uncharacterized protein LOC107792889, with product MCFYFVENGAGSDSDTNADDLPEYYQPISSTVDDDDAQISDQLPNHVQSYDDDESYESNHFHRLPNAYAHWKEDKCKSEFEEEEEEEEEEEGISAVSDNAVHRSFREDKSCIKRSIDSGE from the exons ATGTGCTTTTATTTTGTAGAAAACGGTGCTGGAAGTGATTCCGACACGAACGCTGACGATTTGCCGGAATATTACCAGCCAATCTCTTCCACTGTTGATGACGACGATGCACAGATCTCCGATCAGCTTCCAAATCATGTTCAGAGTTATGATGATGATGAGTCCTACGAATCTAATCATTTTCATCGACTCCCTAACGCTTATGCACATT GGAAAGAAGATAAATGTAAAAGTGAGTttgaagaagaggaggaggaggaggaggaggaggaaggaaTAAGCGCGGTGTCTGATAATGCTGTGCACAGATCATTCAGAGAGGACAAGAGCTGCATCAAGCGCTCCATTGACAGCGGAGAATGA